Below is a window of Mycobacterium dioxanotrophicus DNA.
GTTTCGGGTGTCGCCGATCCGATTGTTCAGAACAGTGACGGCGTGCGGACCCGCGGTGTCGAGCAGAGCGGTGAGGGATCGATCACCGCCCATTCGCCACGGTACGTCGTCGATCATTCGTACGGTGCCCAAGTCGGAGTACATGACGTGAGCGGGCGCTCCGGGCTGATAGGTACTCGCAGGCCCCGGATCGCGCCCGAACGGCAGCATGGCCCGTGCCGACACCACAGCCATCCCCGCCAGCGGCACCGCCGCCATGACGAGGTCACGTACCCGCGTGCTGACCGCGGACAGGGGGTCATCAGACGCAAACGGAACTTCGAGACCGATGATGAAGTTGCCGTTGGCCCGTTGCCGCCGGGACAGGTAGCGCCGACAGTCGAAAGCTGTCATGACGCGGTCGGTCATCGACAACCCGGCCACCTGCAACGCTTGCCGAACGATGTACAACCACACTGCGGCACTTCCCGGCGTGCCGGCCTGCGCGCGACGCCAGTCGTGCACCGCGGCCTCCGCATCGGCGTCGATGTGCGCGATCCGGACCGCAAATGAAGGGGACCACGGCATCGGATCGCCCGCGCCACCGCTGTCAGCGGGACGTTGAAACCTCTGTTCGGCTGCGTACCGCACCGCAGGCCGGGCCCACTGCGGATTCGCACCGAACGTGCGGATCACCGACCGCAGCAATGCCAGGGGCGTGTCGTTGTCGGTGGTCCACCGTGACGTCCGACCGCCGGAATGGTCGAACAACGCACCGATCAGTTCGAGCGCGAAACGTGCGTCACCGAGACCATGGTCGACGTCGAGTGCGATATGCCGTTCTGAAGCATGGATTTCCAGTGCCGCCCGCGCTCCCGGCCGTCGACGAATGTGCTGCAACACTGCCGCCCGGCCACCCTCTACCACCGACCGCGGCAATTCGCGCACCGCCACCAGTTCCGAAGGGGCGTATCGCCAAAGCCGCGTCGCCGGACGCGGATCCAACGCCACCCTGGTGTGGGGTCCCGCCATGGCGATCCTGGCCAATGCCTCGTCGAGCACCGACGTGTGCGGAACATCCAGTTCGCCGAACAACGCAACGAATCGTGCGCCGGCAAGCATCCGATCGGTACCGCTGGCCCATTGCCGCGACTGGGTCCGGCCTTTCGCGATCATCTGCGCATCAGTCCCACCTGCACAGCGCGAGCCCCGAACAGCACCCCGTCCACATTGTCTTCGGTCACCCTCAGAATCAACTCCGTCGCCCGGCTATCCACTCACTTGTTTGCTGACCTCGGTTCCTGTTGGTCGACAGGATATCGACTCCACTGGACAGACACGCCGCGAGAGGTGCGACGATGTGGGGTAGCGTCCAACGGTGCGGCGCTCGGAGGCTCGCAGAGATCGATTTCGCGTTCTATGGCGCAGGCAAACGAAGGGTGGACGACCACTGTGACGTGCCCGAATGGTCACGACAACCCGGTAAACACGCTGTTCTGCAGAGAATGCGCAACTCAGATCGTGGCGAAGACCGTCTGCATCCACGGTCACCTCAACGAAGACGACAACCGGTTCTGCAGCCAGTGCTCGGCTCCGGTCGCCGCTCCCATCTCGACGCCGTCGCGGACCGGGCGTTGGAACGTCGATCCCACAGCGCGCCACCAATATCGCTACTGGGACGGCGAAACCTGGACCGAACATGTCGTCGACAACGGAAGCTTCGAGAGCGATGCCGTGCCTGCCCCGGAGCCGCGACCGCGAACCCGGGCAGAAGTCTGGCTGCCGCGAGCGGCCGCGATTGGCATGACCGTCGTGAGCGCATTGCTCGTTATCGCCGCGTTCAGCACGCTGCAGTCCATCCGGAAGTCCGAACCGACGCCGGCCACGACGGCCGAGCCGATCCTCGCGCCCCAGACCCCGGCACCGGCGTCCCAGGCCCAACAGCCCCCACGCCAGCCCGGACAGGTCGCCGTCATCGGAGCCTCGTGTCTCCCTGCCAGCCGTACAGCTGTCACCGGCGACAAATCGGTCGCGTATTGCGAGCATGTGCAAGGCACGGAGTTCTTCGTATGGTCACTGGTGCGGGGCGAGATCACCTACCCGACCAGCGCGGACCCGAGCCAGTTGACGGATCCTCCGGTCGCGGTGTGCATGGAACAAACGGGTCGGTCACCGCAGGATTGCGTCGAATACCTCCAGCGGCCAAGCGATCCTGGCGATGGCGGCCGTTAGGCCACGTGCGCGGGTCCCGGTCGACTTCGTACTCGTCGTCCTGCTCGTGCTGGCGACGGTGGCGTCGGGATGCAGCGCAGATGGCGGGGACGCATCAGCGGCGCCGCCGATCAAGACGCCGCTGCCCGACGTGGCCGCCGAAGCCTGGTCGGCCCGTGGACATGTGCTCGAACGGGCGCCGTTCAACCCGCCGCTGAACGATCCGGTGATCGGCGACGCGTGGCGGGCGGTGTACACCTCGGTGTCCGGCGTTGACGGCCGGACCCGTGAGATTTCGGGCACGTTTTTCATTCCGCCCGGCGACCC
It encodes the following:
- a CDS encoding DUF2510 domain-containing protein; the protein is MAKTVCIHGHLNEDDNRFCSQCSAPVAAPISTPSRTGRWNVDPTARHQYRYWDGETWTEHVVDNGSFESDAVPAPEPRPRTRAEVWLPRAAAIGMTVVSALLVIAAFSTLQSIRKSEPTPATTAEPILAPQTPAPASQAQQPPRQPGQVAVIGASCLPASRTAVTGDKSVAYCEHVQGTEFFVWSLVRGEITYPTSADPSQLTDPPVAVCMEQTGRSPQDCVEYLQRPSDPGDGGR